One window from the genome of Capsicum annuum cultivar UCD-10X-F1 unplaced genomic scaffold, UCD10Xv1.1 ctg3943, whole genome shotgun sequence encodes:
- the LOC124891654 gene encoding uncharacterized protein LOC124891654 has product MGQPSKIKRVRQKKKRILDVKTTLLRHNASLNEITTYEKAHSCSVDFITSDHKNATTKVICDYILELVRDSSNVITPNFVVDEMRRKYGIIIFYNKGWRVIQHAYMVIRENAEEIYNRLPSYLHMIKENNSGTYTNIKRDDENKFQYAFFAYDASIIGWTNCRSVIMVDAIFLKLKYGGVLMIAVSKDGNNNIFPLTFGIVDSKTNESYNWFFNQLRNAIGHETCIYHMEKNLRKKHFSDVVLSLFCNAAITYKQTKFYTFMEEIEKVEKVAVEYLKEEEPKRWARLFHTNRRYNMLITNKSMNTILRKVRQLPILEMIDYIQNKLQSWFYEIKIEAQDNFHDITRWAKVEAIDKIQVSLKLKVRN; this is encoded by the exons ATGGGGCAGCCATCAAAGATTAAGAGGGTACGacaaaaaaagaagaggatacttgatgTCAAAACTACTCTCTTGAGACACAATGCCTCTTTGAATGAG ATTACTACATATGAAAAGGCTCATAGTTGCTCGGTTGATTTTATAACGTCCGACCATAAGAATGCAACAACAAAGGTCATATGTGACTACATACTAGAGCTTGTGCGTGACTCTAGTAATGTAATCACACCAAACTTTGTGGTAGATGAAATGAGAAGGAAATACGGAATAATCATATTCTACAATAAAGGATGGCGAGTGATACAACATGCCTATATGGTGATAAGAGAAAATGCGGAAGAGATCTATAACAGGTTGCCATCGTAtcttcatatgataaaagaaaacaACTCAGGCACGTACACAAACATTAAGAGAGATGATGAGAACAA GTTTCAATATGCATTTTTTGCTTATGACGCTTCAATAATTGGATGGACCAACTGTAGATCGGTAATAATGGTAGATGcaatatttttgaagttaaaatatGGTGGTGTCCTCATGATAGCAGTATCAAAGGACGGAAACAACAACATATTTCCTTTGACTTTTGGAATTGTAGACTCAAAAACTAATGAGTCTTATAACTGGTTCTTCAATCAGTTAAGAAATGCAATTGGG CACGAGACATGCATATACCACATGgagaagaatttaagaaaaaaacacTTCTCAGATGTGGTTCTATCACTCTTCTGCAATGCAGCGATAACATACAAACAAACTAAATTTTATACTTTCATGGAAGAGATAGAAAAAGTCGAAAAAGTTGCTGTGGAGTACTTGAAAGAAGAAGAACCAAAAAGATGGGCTCGTTTGTTTCATACCAACAGAAGGTACAATATGCTTATAACTAACAAGTCCATGAATACGATACTGAGAAAAGTAAGGCAGCTGCCAATACTGGAAATGATCGATTACATTCAGAACAAGTTACAAAGTTggttttatgaaataaaaatagaagcgCAAGACAACTTTCATGACATCACACGTTGGGCGAAAGTGGAGGCGATTGACAAGATTCAAGTCTCCTTAAAATTGAAAGTAcgtaattga